From Pseudomonas fluorescens, one genomic window encodes:
- a CDS encoding phosphorylcholine phosphatase: MKVAAKVLAVAMCLGLAGQVSATDLKHWPEAQAKQLDAMIAANANKGNYAVFDMDNTSYRYDLEESLLPFMENKGLITREKLDPSLKLMPFKDTADHKESLFSYYYRLCEVDDMVCYPWVAQVFSGFTLKELKGYVDELMASGKPVPSTYYEGDVVKTIEVNPPKIFTGQAELYNKLMENGIEVYVMTAASEELVRMVASDPKYGYNVKPQNVIGVSMLLKDRKTGELTTARKQITAGKYDEKANLGLELTPYLWTPATWMAGKQAAILTYIDEWKKPVLVGGDTPTSDGYMLFHGVDVAKGGIHLWINRKDKYMTQINGMMAKNAAAQAKEGLPVTADKNWVIVKPEDIQ; the protein is encoded by the coding sequence ATGAAAGTCGCCGCGAAAGTGTTAGCCGTCGCCATGTGCCTGGGCCTTGCCGGCCAGGTGTCCGCCACTGATCTCAAGCACTGGCCCGAGGCTCAGGCCAAGCAATTGGACGCGATGATCGCGGCCAATGCGAACAAGGGTAACTACGCGGTGTTCGACATGGACAACACCAGTTACCGCTACGACCTGGAAGAGTCGTTGCTGCCGTTCATGGAGAACAAGGGCCTGATCACCCGTGAGAAACTCGATCCCTCGCTGAAACTGATGCCGTTCAAGGACACCGCCGATCACAAGGAAAGCCTGTTCAGTTACTACTACCGGCTCTGTGAAGTCGACGACATGGTCTGCTACCCCTGGGTCGCGCAAGTGTTCTCGGGCTTCACCCTCAAGGAGCTCAAGGGCTACGTTGATGAGCTGATGGCTTCCGGCAAACCGGTGCCGAGCACCTATTACGAAGGGGATGTGGTCAAGACCATCGAGGTCAACCCGCCGAAAATCTTCACCGGCCAGGCCGAGCTGTACAACAAGCTGATGGAAAACGGCATTGAGGTCTATGTGATGACCGCCGCCTCGGAAGAGCTGGTGCGCATGGTCGCTTCCGATCCGAAATACGGCTACAACGTCAAACCGCAGAACGTCATCGGCGTGTCGATGCTGCTCAAGGACCGCAAGACCGGCGAGTTGACCACCGCACGCAAACAGATCACCGCCGGCAAGTATGACGAAAAAGCCAACCTGGGCCTGGAGCTGACCCCTTACCTATGGACCCCGGCGACCTGGATGGCCGGCAAACAGGCCGCGATCCTGACCTACATCGATGAGTGGAAAAAACCGGTGCTGGTAGGCGGCGATACCCCGACCAGCGATGGCTACATGCTGTTCCACGGCGTCGACGTGGCCAAGGGCGGCATCCACCTGTGGATCAACCGCAAGGACAAATACATGACCCAGATTAACGGCATGATGGCCAAAAACGCTGCGGCCCAGGCCAAAGAAGGCTTGCCGGTGACGGCGGACAAGAACTGGGTGATCGTCAAGCCGGAGGATATTCAGTAA
- a CDS encoding L-cystine transporter, protein MNLPLILNLLVFLALLFGLAQTRHTTWSLAKKVLLALAMGVGFGVALHSIYGAGNPILKASIGWIDLVGNGYVQLLQMIVIPLVFASILSAVARLHNASSLGKISFLTIGTLLFTTAIAALIGIGLTNLFGLTAEGLVAGTQEMARLQTIQSDYAGKVADLNVPQLLLSFIPQNPFADLARAKPTSIISVVIFAAFLGVAALQLLKDDVEKGQKVINAIDTLQAWVMRLVRLVMKLTPYGVLALMTKVVAGSNLQDIIKLGSFVVVSYLGLGLMFVVHGLLVALAGINPLRFFRKVWPVLTFAFTSRSSAASIPLSIEAQTRRLGIPQSIASFAASFGATIGQNGCAGLYPAMLAVMVAPTVGINPLDPLWIATLVAIVTLSSAGVAGVGGGATFAALIVLPAMGLPVSLVALLISVEPLIDMGRTALNVSGSMTAGAITSQIMQQTDKALLDADEHEELAHA, encoded by the coding sequence ATGAATCTGCCGCTGATCCTCAATCTGCTGGTGTTCCTCGCCCTGTTGTTCGGCCTGGCCCAGACCCGCCACACCACTTGGAGCCTGGCCAAAAAAGTCCTGCTGGCACTGGCCATGGGCGTCGGCTTTGGCGTCGCCCTGCATTCGATCTACGGTGCTGGCAACCCGATCCTCAAGGCCAGCATTGGCTGGATCGACCTGGTGGGCAACGGTTACGTGCAGTTGCTGCAAATGATCGTGATCCCGCTGGTATTTGCCTCGATCCTCAGCGCAGTGGCGCGCCTGCACAACGCCTCGTCCCTGGGCAAGATCAGCTTCCTGACCATCGGCACCCTACTGTTCACCACGGCGATCGCCGCGCTGATCGGCATTGGCCTGACCAATCTGTTCGGCCTCACCGCCGAAGGCTTGGTGGCCGGCACCCAGGAAATGGCGCGCCTGCAAACCATCCAGAGCGATTACGCGGGCAAGGTCGCCGACCTCAATGTGCCGCAGTTGCTGCTGTCGTTCATTCCACAGAACCCGTTCGCCGACCTGGCGCGCGCCAAGCCGACCTCGATCATCAGCGTGGTGATCTTCGCCGCGTTCCTCGGTGTCGCAGCGCTGCAGTTGCTCAAGGATGACGTGGAAAAAGGTCAGAAAGTGATCAACGCCATCGACACCCTGCAAGCCTGGGTGATGCGTCTGGTGCGCCTGGTGATGAAGCTGACGCCGTATGGCGTGCTCGCGCTGATGACCAAGGTGGTTGCCGGCTCCAACCTGCAGGACATCATCAAGCTCGGCAGTTTCGTGGTGGTGTCCTACCTCGGACTGGGCCTTATGTTTGTGGTGCACGGCCTGCTGGTGGCGCTGGCCGGGATCAACCCGCTGCGCTTTTTCCGCAAAGTCTGGCCGGTGCTGACCTTCGCCTTCACCAGCCGCTCCAGCGCAGCGAGCATTCCGCTGAGCATCGAAGCGCAAACTCGCCGCCTGGGTATCCCACAGTCGATCGCCAGCTTCGCCGCGTCGTTCGGTGCGACCATTGGCCAGAACGGTTGTGCCGGTCTCTACCCGGCGATGCTCGCGGTGATGGTTGCGCCAACTGTAGGCATCAACCCGCTGGACCCACTGTGGATCGCGACGCTGGTGGCGATTGTGACCCTGAGTTCGGCCGGTGTGGCCGGCGTCGGTGGCGGCGCGACCTTTGCCGCGCTGATCGTGCTGCCGGCCATGGGCTTGCCGGTGTCATTGGTGGCGTTGCTGATTTCGGTCGAACCGCTGATCGACATGGGCCGCACCGCGCTGAATGTCAGCGGCTCGATGACCGCCGGGGCGATCACCAGCCAGATCATGCAGCAGACCGATAAAGCATTGCTCGATGCCGATGAGCATGAGGAATTGGCGCACGCCTGA
- a CDS encoding dihydrofolate reductase, which produces MKKSLPLSLIAALGENRVIGVDNSMPWHLPGDFKYFKATTLGKPIIMGRKTWDSLGRPLPGRLNIVVSRQSDLQLEGAEVYPSLEAAVARAQEWALEQGVDELMLIGGAQLYTQGLAHADRLYLTRVALSPEGDAWFPEFDAAQWKLVSDTPNAAQDGKPAYSFEVWEKA; this is translated from the coding sequence ATGAAAAAATCACTTCCCCTCAGCCTGATCGCAGCCCTCGGCGAAAACCGTGTGATCGGCGTCGACAACAGCATGCCCTGGCATTTGCCGGGCGATTTCAAATATTTCAAGGCCACCACCCTCGGCAAGCCGATCATCATGGGGCGCAAGACCTGGGACTCTCTCGGTCGGCCGTTGCCGGGCCGGCTGAACATCGTGGTCAGCCGCCAATCTGACCTGCAACTGGAGGGCGCCGAAGTCTATCCGTCCCTCGAGGCCGCCGTGGCGCGGGCGCAGGAATGGGCGCTGGAGCAGGGTGTCGACGAGCTGATGTTGATTGGCGGCGCGCAGCTCTACACCCAAGGCCTGGCCCACGCCGACCGGCTGTACCTGACCCGCGTGGCCTTGAGCCCCGAGGGCGATGCGTGGTTTCCAGAGTTCGATGCGGCGCAGTGGAAGCTGGTGTCGGACACGCCGAATGCGGCGCAGGATGGCAAGCCGGCGTACAGTTTTGAGGTTTGGGAGAAAGCTTAA
- a CDS encoding DUF2868 domain-containing protein: MTELHTLWLTETIRLREEHAGALEDSEANRLARTAGGDLPTRIQARALWLAERDGLSSALQHWLQGARLALIVLAALAIVSGAGLAFAALGDGQSPVNVFWALGSLLGLNLILLLSWASGLIFAGDYGATLGRLWMWLSEKLARDAKAAHLAPALLLLLQRQKLNRWVLGMLVNGLWLLALVSALVIVLTLLATRRYGFVWETTILSGATFVNLTQALGALPALLGFSVPSEAMIRASGDAALNIETARQAWAGWLVGVLLMYGIIPRLLLTLLCLWRWKSGRGDLRLDLNLPGYAQLRERLMPSSERLGVSDAAPQQLHQVEGGSHGLHSDGALLVGIELDDQRPWPPALPKTVKNAGILDSRESRQKLLEQLTRFPPARLLIACDPRRSPDRGSLALIAELARNATASRVWLLQAPAGQALDAERLGDWHAALKQLGLPFADCAPMNWLESGHD; the protein is encoded by the coding sequence GTGACTGAACTGCACACACTCTGGCTGACCGAAACCATTCGCCTGCGCGAGGAACACGCCGGCGCCCTGGAGGACTCGGAAGCCAACCGCCTGGCCCGAACTGCCGGCGGCGATCTGCCGACACGGATCCAGGCGCGAGCGCTGTGGCTGGCCGAACGCGACGGCCTGAGCAGCGCCCTGCAACACTGGCTGCAAGGCGCGCGACTGGCGCTGATCGTCCTCGCGGCGCTGGCGATCGTCAGCGGCGCCGGCCTGGCCTTTGCCGCCCTCGGCGACGGTCAGAGCCCGGTCAATGTGTTCTGGGCCCTGGGCAGCCTGCTCGGGCTGAACCTGATTCTGCTGCTGAGTTGGGCGTCCGGGCTGATCTTTGCCGGCGACTACGGCGCGACCCTCGGTCGCCTGTGGATGTGGCTCAGCGAAAAGCTCGCCCGCGACGCCAAGGCTGCGCACCTGGCGCCGGCCCTGCTGCTGTTGCTGCAACGGCAAAAACTCAACCGCTGGGTGCTCGGCATGCTGGTCAACGGTCTGTGGCTGCTGGCCCTGGTCAGTGCGCTGGTGATCGTCCTGACGCTGCTGGCGACCCGGCGTTACGGCTTTGTCTGGGAAACCACCATTCTCAGCGGCGCCACCTTCGTCAACCTGACCCAGGCCCTCGGCGCCCTGCCCGCGTTGCTCGGTTTCAGTGTTCCCAGCGAAGCAATGATCCGTGCCAGCGGCGATGCCGCGCTGAACATCGAAACCGCCCGGCAAGCCTGGGCCGGCTGGCTGGTGGGGGTGCTGCTGATGTACGGCATCATCCCGCGCCTGCTGTTGACGCTGCTGTGCCTGTGGCGTTGGAAAAGCGGCCGTGGCGATTTGCGCCTGGACCTGAATCTGCCGGGTTATGCGCAGCTGCGTGAGCGACTGATGCCCAGCAGCGAACGCCTCGGCGTCAGTGATGCCGCGCCGCAACAGTTGCATCAGGTCGAAGGCGGCAGCCATGGGTTGCACAGCGACGGCGCGTTGCTGGTGGGTATCGAACTCGACGACCAGCGCCCGTGGCCACCGGCGCTGCCGAAGACGGTCAAGAACGCCGGCATTCTCGACAGCCGCGAGTCGCGGCAAAAACTCCTCGAACAACTGACCCGCTTCCCGCCGGCGCGGCTGCTGATCGCCTGCGACCCAAGACGCTCCCCCGACCGTGGCAGCCTGGCGCTGATCGCCGAACTGGCGCGCAACGCCACCGCCAGCCGCGTCTGGCTGCTGCAAGCGCCCGCCGGTCAGGCGCTGGACGCCGAACGCCTGGGCGACTGGCACGCCGCACTGAAGCAACTGGGCCTGCCCTTCGCCGATTGCGCACCGATGAACTGGCTGGAGTCGGGTCATGACTGA